The Candidatus Lokiarchaeota archaeon genome window below encodes:
- a CDS encoding inositol-3-phosphate synthase — MDSHINVALVGIGNCASALIQGLEYYKDAGFDEELIGLPHSDFGGYHVSDIEIVAAFDVTENKVGKNLAEAILAEPNNVMQFADVEELNVKVHMGKPLDGVDENLKKLVSLSDEKESDVVQVLKDSGAEIVINLLPGSAKKATEFYAQASLDAGCAFINGTPIPIASDEEWSKKFESEKIPLVGDDIQDQLGSTILHRNILQLLVARGVKVDESYQLDVGGGAESLDSHYRGRLRKRKVKSSAVGQDLPYDAPLVAGSSDYVPFMDNSRDSYFYIHGRQFGGAPIKVDIRMEVTDGPNAGPILLDAIRCTKLALKRKIGGALESISAYGFKLPPKPTKMYKAERWVEEFLLGKRKR; from the coding sequence ATGGATAGTCATATTAATGTGGCTCTGGTCGGAATCGGAAACTGTGCATCTGCCCTTATTCAAGGCCTAGAGTATTACAAAGATGCTGGTTTCGATGAAGAACTAATTGGACTCCCTCATTCAGACTTTGGGGGATATCATGTTTCAGATATCGAAATTGTTGCAGCTTTCGATGTGACAGAAAACAAAGTTGGAAAAAATCTGGCCGAGGCCATCCTTGCAGAACCGAACAACGTTATGCAATTCGCTGATGTAGAAGAACTCAACGTTAAGGTTCACATGGGAAAGCCTCTAGACGGTGTAGATGAGAATCTGAAGAAGCTTGTGTCACTATCTGATGAGAAAGAATCTGATGTGGTTCAAGTGCTGAAGGACTCAGGAGCGGAAATCGTCATCAATCTACTGCCGGGTTCCGCTAAGAAAGCAACCGAGTTCTATGCTCAAGCATCTCTTGATGCTGGCTGTGCCTTCATTAATGGAACGCCAATTCCCATAGCTTCCGATGAGGAATGGAGCAAGAAGTTTGAATCAGAGAAGATTCCGCTTGTTGGTGATGACATTCAGGATCAACTCGGTTCTACTATCCTACACAGAAACATACTACAGCTGCTTGTAGCTCGGGGGGTCAAAGTAGATGAAAGCTACCAACTGGATGTTGGGGGCGGAGCAGAATCACTAGATTCACATTATCGGGGGAGGCTCAGAAAGCGTAAAGTAAAGAGTTCGGCAGTAGGTCAAGATCTCCCATATGATGCCCCACTAGTAGCAGGATCAAGCGATTACGTTCCATTTATGGATAACAGCAGAGATTCATACTTTTACATTCATGGTAGACAATTCGGTGGTGCACCCATCAAGGTTGACATCCGAATGGAAGTAACCGATGGTCCTAACGCCGGACCCATACTACTTGATGCAATCAGGTGCACAAAGCTTGCCCTTAAACGAAAAATAGGTGGAGCTCTGGAATCAATATCAGCATATGGCTTCAAGCTCCCTCCGAAACCCACCAAGATGTACAAAGCAGAGCGTTGGGTTGAAGAATTCCTGTTAGGTAAACGTAAGCGGTAG